In Bifidobacterium actinocoloniiforme DSM 22766, a genomic segment contains:
- a CDS encoding transposase-like zinc-binding domain-containing protein, translating into MVRRKSARARLCPVCARPMRKKGRTALGSQRWKCGPCSAP; encoded by the coding sequence ATGGTCAGAAGGAAATCAGCCAGGGCCAGGTTGTGCCCGGTATGCGCAAGGCCCATGAGGAAGAAGGGCCGGACGGCCTTGGGCAGCCAGCGGTGGAAGTGCGGCCCGTGCTCTGCCCCCTGA
- a CDS encoding NAD-dependent malic enzyme — translation MMTGFDTLNDSYANKGLRFTADERKQLGMDGLLPASVQSPDQQEKIVYERFLQEPTDLAKRLYLMSICRTDRNLFYRSMDKHLTEYMPIVYAPTVAQSIQQYDKYYSGSDVAYISIEHPDRIGAALDQYAQGREIDLVVCTDAEGILGIGDWGAQGAEILTGKLAVYTAAAGIDPSHVLPVMVDVGTNRKELLDNPDYVGNHIERVRGQRYDDFIETFVQESLKRYPGALIHWEDFGRPEAAPILKRYQDQILTLNDDIQGTGVTVLAALLAARRISGLAPKDTRTVIYGAGTAGVGIADQIVDDLILNHGMDAEEARRSVMLFDRQGMIISDQDDLTEGQKKYARTPREFPAITDTRSLPQAVDVFQPTVLVGTSTQPGAFTQEVVTAMASHVERPLICPISNPTELAEAKASDIIAWTHGKAFVTTGTPSAPVDYQGVTYYIGQGNNALMYPGICFGAIVAKAKRISRRMLLAGAYAISDMIDANQPGAAVLPAVKDLKEISQRVATAVAQQAVDEGLNREPVADVAKAVIDARWSFED, via the coding sequence ATGATGACCGGTTTCGATACCCTCAATGACTCCTATGCCAACAAGGGCCTGCGGTTCACCGCCGACGAGCGCAAGCAGCTGGGCATGGACGGCCTGCTGCCAGCCTCCGTCCAGTCGCCCGATCAGCAGGAAAAAATTGTGTACGAGCGCTTCCTCCAGGAGCCTACCGACCTGGCCAAGCGCTTGTATCTGATGAGCATCTGCCGCACGGACCGCAACCTCTTCTACCGCTCCATGGACAAGCACCTGACCGAGTACATGCCCATCGTGTACGCGCCCACCGTGGCCCAGTCCATCCAGCAGTACGACAAGTACTACTCCGGATCGGACGTGGCCTACATATCGATCGAGCACCCCGACCGGATCGGCGCCGCGCTGGACCAGTACGCCCAGGGCCGCGAAATCGACCTGGTGGTCTGCACCGACGCCGAAGGCATCCTCGGCATCGGCGACTGGGGCGCCCAGGGCGCCGAAATTCTGACAGGCAAGCTAGCGGTCTATACGGCCGCTGCTGGCATCGACCCCTCGCACGTGCTGCCGGTCATGGTGGACGTGGGCACCAACCGCAAGGAGCTGCTAGACAACCCCGACTATGTCGGCAACCACATCGAACGGGTGCGTGGCCAACGGTACGACGACTTCATCGAAACCTTCGTGCAGGAGTCCCTCAAACGCTACCCTGGCGCGCTCATCCACTGGGAGGACTTCGGCCGGCCCGAGGCCGCCCCAATCCTCAAGCGCTACCAGGACCAGATTCTGACCCTGAACGATGACATCCAAGGCACAGGCGTTACCGTGCTGGCGGCCCTGCTAGCGGCCCGTCGCATCTCCGGACTGGCGCCCAAGGACACGCGCACGGTAATCTACGGCGCCGGCACCGCAGGCGTGGGCATCGCCGACCAGATTGTGGACGACCTGATTCTGAACCACGGGATGGACGCGGAGGAAGCCCGCCGTTCGGTCATGCTCTTCGACCGCCAGGGTATGATCATCTCCGACCAGGACGACCTGACCGAGGGCCAAAAGAAGTACGCTCGCACCCCCCGCGAGTTCCCGGCCATCACCGACACCCGCTCGCTGCCCCAAGCCGTCGATGTCTTCCAGCCAACGGTGCTTGTAGGCACTTCCACACAACCTGGAGCCTTCACCCAAGAGGTCGTCACAGCGATGGCCTCCCACGTGGAGCGCCCGCTAATTTGCCCGATTTCCAACCCCACCGAACTGGCTGAAGCCAAAGCATCGGACATCATCGCCTGGACCCACGGCAAGGCTTTCGTCACGACCGGAACCCCCTCCGCCCCAGTGGATTACCAGGGAGTCACCTACTACATCGGCCAGGGCAACAACGCGCTGATGTACCCGGGTATCTGCTTTGGGGCGATCGTGGCCAAGGCCAAGCGCATCAGCCGCCGTATGTTGCTGGCCGGCGCCTACGCCATCTCAGATATGATTGATGCCAACCAGCCGGGCGCGGCAGTCCTGCCAGCGGTCAAGGACCTGAAGGAGATTTCGCAGCGGGTGGCGACCGCCGTGGCCCAGCAGGCAGTGGACGAAGGCCTGAACAGGGAGCCTGTGGCGGATGTGGCCAAGGCTGTGATTGACGCCCGCTGGTCTTTCGAGGACTGA
- a CDS encoding amidase domain-containing protein translates to MRLIENPDFPIYKEEGHGGNCTNFLSQAVYAGALRTAWGSSLDVKNEKVWTWNLAGIAHASRTWSGAQMNYTYMRYHSGAFTSESNPYRVGGVGLSTRTSATALMASTTPWWW, encoded by the coding sequence CTGCGACTGATAGAAAATCCAGACTTTCCGATATACAAGGAAGAGGGGCATGGAGGTAATTGCACTAATTTCCTTTCTCAGGCGGTCTACGCTGGCGCCCTTCGGACGGCGTGGGGGTCATCTTTGGATGTGAAGAATGAGAAAGTGTGGACATGGAACCTTGCTGGCATCGCCCACGCCTCTCGTACATGGTCTGGCGCACAGATGAATTACACCTATATGCGTTACCATTCCGGCGCTTTCACTTCCGAGTCGAATCCTTATCGTGTCGGCGGGGTGGGCTTATCTACGCGAACCTCGGCAACGGCCCTGATGGCTTCAACCACGCCATGGTGGTGGTAG
- a CDS encoding 3-hydroxyacyl-CoA dehydrogenase family protein gives MNVEDIKVIGNIGAGTMGHATALQFAMNGYAVKLVDSSQEALERGTALIEHDLDTFIQAGLVQETERQAILDRIRSGTDYAALSDADFVIESVLEDMGVKREVWAKVESVVSEQAVLATNTSGLSPSAIATVLKRPQRFLVAHFWNPAQLMPLVEVVPSKETDKAAVDLTVELINGIGKHAVALSTESLGFVGNRIQAAVIRECMNIVNRGIATPEAVDEIVKYSLGRRWSVLGPIASADLGGLDIFDGLSKYMYADLDNNAGEDPTLKAKVAEGHLGAKTGQGFYSWQGADSQALIQERDRSLLKALVDDQKNGGAQER, from the coding sequence ATGAACGTGGAGGATATCAAGGTCATCGGCAATATCGGCGCTGGAACCATGGGGCATGCGACCGCGCTTCAATTCGCTATGAACGGCTACGCGGTCAAGCTGGTCGACAGCAGCCAAGAAGCCCTGGAGAGAGGAACCGCCCTCATCGAGCATGACCTTGACACCTTCATCCAGGCGGGCTTGGTCCAGGAGACGGAGCGGCAAGCCATTCTTGATCGTATCCGGTCCGGCACGGATTATGCGGCCTTGTCGGACGCGGACTTCGTGATCGAGTCGGTCCTGGAGGACATGGGCGTCAAGCGTGAGGTTTGGGCCAAGGTCGAATCGGTGGTATCCGAACAGGCGGTCCTTGCCACCAACACCTCGGGGCTGAGCCCCTCGGCCATCGCGACCGTCCTCAAGCGCCCCCAGCGCTTCCTGGTGGCGCACTTCTGGAACCCGGCCCAGCTCATGCCCTTGGTCGAAGTGGTTCCCTCCAAGGAGACCGATAAGGCCGCGGTCGATCTGACCGTCGAGCTCATCAACGGGATCGGCAAGCACGCAGTGGCTTTGTCCACCGAATCCTTGGGGTTCGTCGGGAACCGCATCCAGGCTGCCGTGATCCGCGAATGCATGAACATCGTCAACCGTGGAATAGCGACACCGGAAGCCGTGGACGAGATCGTCAAGTACAGCCTTGGGCGTCGCTGGAGCGTCCTCGGGCCCATAGCCAGCGCCGACCTGGGTGGCCTCGACATCTTCGACGGCCTCTCCAAGTACATGTATGCCGACCTGGACAACAACGCCGGCGAAGACCCGACCCTCAAGGCTAAGGTCGCCGAGGGGCACTTGGGCGCCAAGACCGGGCAGGGCTTCTATTCTTGGCAGGGTGCGGACAGCCAGGCCCTTATCCAGGAACGCGACAGGAGCCTTCTGAAGGCTCTGGTCGACGACCAGAAGAACGGTGGGGCGCAAGAGCGGTGA
- a CDS encoding Ltp family lipoprotein: protein MSIPPSPPTTQVPPAPEIEAATLEKEGKSHLRPSRVWKILLIILALVGFLIAQSDVVNIPSIIASATHSQTPTKSPSPKHTHKPAPTPLPASYREAAIKAQQYADSMHLSEEGIRDQLTSKRDKYSQDEAQYAIEHVQANYPENALFIAKQLQSQGVHDPEVLMKRLTNAHYKFTPADAEYALDQLFPKEIVDSILSEDH, encoded by the coding sequence ATGTCAATTCCTCCTTCTCCCCCCACCACCCAGGTCCCACCTGCTCCCGAAATCGAGGCTGCCACCCTTGAGAAAGAGGGAAAGTCCCACCTGCGTCCTTCCCGGGTTTGGAAGATTCTGCTCATCATCTTGGCCCTGGTTGGTTTCCTCATCGCTCAGAGCGATGTCGTCAATATCCCCTCCATCATCGCCTCGGCGACCCACTCCCAAACCCCTACCAAATCCCCCTCCCCCAAGCACACGCACAAGCCTGCGCCAACCCCTCTGCCCGCCTCCTACCGGGAGGCCGCAATCAAAGCACAGCAGTACGCGGATAGCATGCATCTGTCGGAAGAAGGCATCCGCGACCAGCTGACCTCCAAACGCGATAAATACTCGCAGGACGAGGCCCAGTACGCGATTGAGCACGTGCAGGCAAACTACCCGGAGAACGCGCTCTTCATAGCCAAGCAGCTGCAGTCCCAGGGGGTGCATGATCCCGAAGTCCTGATGAAACGACTGACCAACGCCCACTACAAGTTCACGCCGGCTGACGCCGAGTACGCGCTCGACCAGCTTTTCCCCAAGGAGATCGTCGACTCGATCCTGAGCGAGGATCACTAA
- a CDS encoding tetratricopeptide repeat protein, with protein sequence MPKGLEWSMLSKDDKVRLRGLSKEHAENTGLHILAAYALEESDPERALAHAKWVAKQASRVDIARETLALVAYRQGDYKLALKEFRTAYRMNGYTDYLPFIADCERGLGHPRKAVEEATSEAAKELRGESKAEMFLVYAGALGDLGLWDKAIETVRALARAKGLSGDYLMRALQAEQNFLEQIGRADESHKLDPVLDRLEAEYAESDEDEEEQEIIVDNDLEHATASMLEDLDIPLYGGEDEAEDGQASNQEDSPETLGQAEPDQDDTARASAAESAGSTSEPDAEQPDDQATDGAAVDAAESAVSESPRVPAAPDQSASEPGAEPEPPSETNIPAAESGEDWTQEDQA encoded by the coding sequence ATGCCCAAGGGCTTGGAATGGTCCATGCTTTCCAAGGACGATAAGGTGCGGCTGCGCGGCCTGAGCAAGGAGCACGCGGAGAACACCGGCCTGCACATCCTGGCCGCCTACGCTTTGGAGGAGTCTGACCCCGAGCGGGCCTTGGCCCACGCCAAGTGGGTGGCCAAGCAAGCCTCCCGGGTGGACATCGCGCGCGAGACGCTGGCCCTGGTGGCCTACCGGCAGGGCGACTATAAACTGGCCCTCAAGGAGTTCCGTACCGCCTACCGCATGAACGGCTACACGGACTACCTGCCTTTCATCGCCGACTGTGAACGCGGTCTGGGCCACCCCCGCAAGGCCGTCGAAGAAGCCACGTCCGAAGCGGCTAAAGAGTTGCGCGGCGAGTCCAAAGCGGAGATGTTCCTGGTCTATGCAGGCGCCCTGGGCGACCTGGGCCTGTGGGACAAAGCCATCGAGACCGTGCGAGCGCTGGCCCGGGCCAAGGGTCTGTCCGGCGATTACCTGATGCGGGCCCTCCAGGCTGAGCAGAACTTCCTGGAGCAGATCGGACGCGCCGACGAATCCCACAAGCTGGACCCGGTTCTGGATCGCTTGGAGGCCGAGTACGCCGAGAGCGACGAAGATGAGGAAGAGCAGGAGATCATCGTCGACAACGACCTGGAGCACGCCACCGCTTCCATGCTGGAGGACCTGGACATACCGCTGTATGGCGGCGAGGATGAGGCTGAAGACGGGCAGGCTTCCAACCAGGAGGATTCGCCGGAGACACTCGGCCAGGCCGAGCCGGACCAGGACGACACGGCCCGGGCTAGCGCGGCCGAATCCGCTGGTTCAACCTCTGAGCCAGATGCTGAACAGCCGGACGACCAGGCTACGGATGGGGCCGCTGTTGACGCTGCCGAATCTGCCGTGAGCGAGTCCCCGCGCGTGCCTGCCGCGCCTGATCAATCCGCGTCGGAGCCTGGGGCCGAGCCTGAGCCGCCGAGCGAGACGAACATTCCCGCTGCGGAGAGCGGAGAGGATTGGACGCAGGAGGACCAGGCATGA
- a CDS encoding HAD-IIA family hydrolase translates to MTAGFLKGTDLPLSQTYRLALLDLDGVVYRGADPVEHAAQGIKAAVQAGMAMAYTTNNPSRYPSVVADQLRGFGLALSDDQVITSGIVGARMLRKHLPAGAKVLVIGGDHLRDEIRANGMRIADSSDDDPQAVIQSWYPALTGEDLNQACYAIEHGARYFVTNRDLTIPRERGIAPGNGALQLPVIAATGQEPEDSAGKPEPAIYDEARRLFSTSDEPVPAADSLPVGDRLDTDIEAADRGGYDSLVVLTGVATPQAIITARPDQRPTYIAQDLRGLTRPQPEPLADADGAWTCGGSRARLDDGAVTLTSVDENGKALDPASQLDALRAAACAVWSAMDDGLDPSGLSIPDFHLNQ, encoded by the coding sequence ATGACTGCCGGCTTCCTTAAAGGTACTGACCTGCCGCTGAGCCAGACCTACCGGCTGGCCTTGCTGGACTTGGATGGCGTCGTGTACCGGGGCGCGGACCCCGTGGAGCATGCGGCCCAGGGCATCAAGGCGGCCGTCCAAGCAGGCATGGCGATGGCCTACACCACCAACAATCCCTCCCGCTACCCGTCCGTGGTGGCCGACCAGCTCAGAGGCTTCGGCCTTGCGCTGTCCGATGACCAAGTCATAACCTCCGGCATCGTCGGCGCCCGCATGTTGCGCAAGCACCTGCCCGCCGGCGCAAAGGTTCTGGTCATTGGAGGCGACCACTTGCGCGACGAAATCCGCGCAAATGGCATGCGAATCGCTGACTCCAGCGACGATGACCCCCAGGCGGTCATCCAATCTTGGTACCCCGCGTTGACCGGTGAGGACCTGAACCAGGCCTGTTATGCGATTGAGCACGGAGCCCGCTACTTCGTGACCAACCGTGACTTGACCATCCCGAGGGAGCGCGGCATCGCCCCAGGTAACGGCGCCCTGCAATTGCCGGTCATCGCCGCCACCGGCCAGGAGCCCGAGGACTCAGCTGGCAAACCCGAGCCCGCCATATACGACGAGGCCCGCCGTTTATTCTCTACTAGCGACGAGCCGGTCCCCGCGGCCGACTCCCTGCCGGTAGGGGACCGCTTGGACACGGACATCGAGGCGGCTGACCGCGGTGGCTATGATTCCCTCGTCGTCCTGACGGGCGTGGCGACGCCTCAAGCGATCATCACCGCACGCCCGGATCAGCGGCCTACTTATATCGCCCAAGATCTCCGTGGCCTTACGCGACCACAACCCGAGCCGCTGGCCGACGCCGACGGGGCATGGACCTGCGGGGGCAGTCGGGCGCGCTTGGACGACGGGGCTGTGACGTTAACGTCCGTGGACGAAAACGGCAAAGCGCTCGATCCGGCCAGTCAGCTGGATGCTTTGCGCGCCGCTGCCTGCGCGGTCTGGTCAGCCATGGACGATGGCCTGGACCCCAGCGGTCTGAGCATCCCCGATTTCCACCTGAACCAGTGA
- a CDS encoding zinc-binding dehydrogenase: MKAVYASGVSADNPLSMLKVGAMPDPVERELWSTVSVKAASLNHHDLWSLAGVGLSKDATPMILGTDAAGVLDQDLPAPGGHGLSAGSPVVLYTLVGGDQAGVGPGERRSILSERYPGTMAQRASVPSAHLLPKPPNLSFGEAAALGTSWLTAYSMLFSAAAVKPGDSILIQGAGGGVSTAALQLAHAAGIEVFVSSRSQDHRDKALSLGADLAVETGARLPRKVDAVIESVGAATWSHSVKSVRPGGVIAVCGATTGDQPGAELTRVFFQDIRIVGNTMGSLGDFARLLRFVEHAGIHPVIDSVYALDQAPQAFSKLAGGRVFGKIVLDVDGADQR; encoded by the coding sequence GTGAAGGCTGTATACGCAAGCGGTGTATCCGCCGATAATCCGCTCTCCATGCTCAAGGTGGGGGCCATGCCCGATCCTGTGGAACGCGAACTGTGGTCCACCGTCTCGGTGAAGGCCGCCAGCCTCAACCATCACGACCTCTGGAGCCTGGCTGGCGTAGGCCTGTCCAAGGACGCCACGCCTATGATCCTAGGCACCGACGCCGCAGGGGTGCTGGACCAGGATCTTCCAGCGCCCGGCGGACACGGTCTGTCGGCTGGAAGCCCTGTCGTCCTCTACACCCTGGTCGGCGGCGACCAGGCTGGGGTGGGGCCGGGGGAGAGGCGCAGCATCCTGTCCGAACGCTACCCCGGGACCATGGCGCAGCGGGCGTCGGTCCCCAGTGCCCACCTGCTGCCCAAGCCGCCGAACCTGAGCTTCGGCGAGGCTGCGGCCTTAGGGACAAGCTGGCTCACCGCCTATTCCATGCTCTTCTCCGCAGCCGCCGTTAAACCAGGCGACAGCATCCTGATTCAGGGAGCTGGTGGTGGCGTCTCAACGGCCGCCCTGCAGCTGGCTCACGCTGCGGGGATTGAGGTCTTCGTCAGTTCGCGCTCGCAAGACCATAGGGATAAAGCGCTCAGCCTGGGCGCCGACCTGGCCGTGGAGACTGGCGCCAGGCTGCCGCGCAAGGTCGACGCGGTCATCGAATCGGTCGGGGCCGCGACCTGGTCCCACTCGGTCAAGTCGGTGCGCCCGGGTGGCGTAATCGCAGTGTGCGGCGCCACGACCGGCGACCAGCCTGGGGCCGAGCTGACCCGCGTTTTCTTCCAAGATATCCGTATCGTTGGCAACACGATGGGGTCCTTAGGGGATTTCGCTCGCCTCCTGCGCTTCGTCGAACATGCCGGCATCCACCCCGTCATCGACTCCGTATATGCCCTGGATCAAGCGCCGCAAGCCTTCAGCAAGCTGGCCGGGGGAAGGGTCTTCGGCAAGATCGTCCTGGATGTGGACGGCGCCGACCAGCGGTAA
- a CDS encoding arginine repressor, with amino-acid sequence MHDEEASVRPASKTARLDAIRQLVEQGQVTSQQQLVKLLNLQGIEVTQATLSRDLEELGAAKIRYPDGALAYWIPDAADQGLLGAAAVSMGSPSEPNKTDSYLTRVLTGLITSVKRAGNLLVVRTPSGAAQYAASAFDRQPLPGVLGTIAGDDTVLIIAADDAAAEERSAWLLNLTSSQAEKPET; translated from the coding sequence ATGCATGACGAGGAGGCAAGCGTGCGACCTGCAAGCAAAACGGCCCGGCTGGACGCGATTCGCCAGCTGGTGGAACAAGGCCAGGTCACTTCCCAGCAGCAGCTAGTCAAGCTCTTGAATTTGCAAGGGATTGAAGTGACTCAGGCAACCTTAAGCCGGGATTTGGAGGAGCTGGGCGCGGCTAAGATTCGGTACCCCGACGGCGCCCTGGCCTACTGGATTCCCGATGCGGCCGACCAGGGCCTGTTGGGTGCGGCGGCCGTGTCCATGGGGTCGCCCAGTGAGCCTAATAAGACCGATTCGTATTTGACCCGGGTACTGACCGGGCTGATCACCTCGGTCAAGCGGGCCGGGAACCTCTTGGTGGTACGCACCCCGTCGGGAGCGGCCCAATACGCGGCCAGCGCCTTCGACCGGCAGCCCCTGCCCGGGGTACTTGGCACCATAGCCGGAGACGACACGGTCCTGATTATCGCTGCCGACGACGCAGCCGCCGAGGAGCGCAGCGCCTGGCTTTTGAATCTGACATCCAGCCAAGCGGAGAAGCCCGAGACCTGA
- a CDS encoding TlyA family RNA methyltransferase, with protein sequence MSERPEVTASAPEQWPSSRPARRLDQVLALRGLVDSRSRATALIRQGAVRVNGEVCRKPSRLVQPTDLLQADKGDDYVSRGAFKLLGAFQAFSASGLPEPRGKLCLDIGASTGGFTDVLLRRGAQRVIALDVGHDQLDPRLVGDERVVELSGVNIRQVEASDLPFQPEFVVSDVSFISLTYVIPVIARVSRPGAQVILLVKPQFEVGRGKLGHGGVVRQEGRRQEALARVELSATEHGFSVRGRAPSPIAGTHGNEEYLLWLTRA encoded by the coding sequence ATGAGTGAAAGGCCTGAAGTGACAGCTTCCGCTCCCGAACAATGGCCGTCATCGAGGCCAGCCCGCCGCTTGGACCAGGTTCTGGCTCTCCGAGGACTGGTCGATTCGCGCTCGCGGGCCACCGCCCTGATCAGGCAGGGGGCTGTCCGGGTCAATGGCGAGGTCTGCCGCAAGCCCTCCCGTCTGGTTCAGCCGACGGACCTCCTCCAGGCCGACAAGGGCGACGATTACGTCTCCCGAGGCGCTTTCAAACTCCTAGGCGCCTTCCAAGCCTTCTCCGCTTCTGGCCTGCCTGAGCCCAGGGGCAAGCTCTGTCTGGACATCGGGGCGTCGACGGGCGGATTCACGGATGTGCTCCTGCGGCGCGGTGCCCAGCGAGTGATCGCCCTTGACGTAGGTCATGACCAATTGGACCCACGGTTGGTTGGCGACGAGCGTGTGGTTGAGCTTAGCGGAGTCAACATCCGACAGGTTGAGGCGAGCGACCTGCCCTTCCAGCCCGAGTTCGTCGTTTCCGATGTCTCCTTCATTTCCCTGACTTACGTGATTCCGGTGATCGCCCGAGTCTCTCGTCCCGGCGCCCAAGTGATCTTGTTGGTCAAACCTCAGTTCGAGGTGGGGCGCGGCAAGTTGGGCCACGGCGGGGTGGTTCGGCAGGAGGGGCGGCGGCAGGAGGCCCTGGCCCGGGTGGAGCTCAGCGCGACTGAGCATGGTTTCTCGGTGCGTGGCCGAGCTCCTTCGCCTATCGCTGGCACCCACGGCAATGAGGAATACCTGCTCTGGTTGACCCGGGCCTGA
- the tyrS gene encoding tyrosine--tRNA ligase, whose product MAKVTNFKEAGFDSLFEELTWRGLVAQCTDEDALAELLAGGPVTYYCGFDPTAPSLHVGNLVQLLNMRHMQAAGHRPIALVGGATGLIGDPRQSGERTLNPKETVARWAKRLQVQIGRFLEAGGSNPVRFVSNYEWTGSMSVIDFLRDVGKNFRMGTMLAKDTVARRLNSDEGISFTEFSYQVLQGNDFLELFDRYDCRLQLGGSDQWGNLTSGLDLIHKVRGESVQVMTSPLITDSQGKKFGKSEGNAVWLDPTMFSPYRFYQFWFNQPDSEVVKLLKTFTFLPKAEIERLAGEVQSNPGAREAQRVLAWEVTSYVHGDKAAQGAFDASGALFGRGAALTDLDEETLEGALQGLMVDDGQGGKAFAQAASGDRLVDAAVSAGLFASVSEARKTIKSGGVYLNNERVDDQGRQLGDEDFLSGRFALVRRGKKALGALERR is encoded by the coding sequence ATGGCTAAGGTCACCAATTTCAAGGAAGCGGGCTTCGATTCGCTCTTTGAGGAACTCACATGGCGAGGGCTGGTCGCCCAGTGCACCGATGAGGATGCGCTCGCCGAGCTCTTGGCTGGAGGACCTGTCACGTATTATTGCGGCTTCGACCCTACCGCTCCTTCCCTGCACGTGGGCAACCTGGTCCAACTGCTTAATATGCGTCACATGCAAGCGGCGGGGCACCGCCCCATAGCCCTGGTGGGTGGGGCGACTGGACTGATTGGCGACCCCAGGCAGTCAGGCGAGCGCACACTCAACCCCAAGGAGACCGTGGCTCGTTGGGCCAAGCGCCTCCAGGTCCAAATCGGGCGTTTCCTCGAAGCTGGGGGCTCCAACCCGGTGAGGTTCGTGTCCAATTATGAGTGGACCGGCTCCATGAGCGTTATCGACTTCCTGCGCGACGTTGGCAAGAACTTCCGCATGGGCACCATGCTGGCTAAGGACACGGTGGCGCGTCGGCTCAACTCCGACGAGGGCATCTCCTTCACTGAGTTCAGCTACCAGGTCTTGCAGGGCAACGACTTCCTGGAGCTCTTCGACCGCTATGACTGCCGCCTTCAGCTGGGCGGCAGCGACCAGTGGGGCAACCTCACCTCAGGGCTCGACCTCATTCACAAGGTGCGGGGCGAATCCGTGCAAGTGATGACCAGCCCGCTGATCACCGACTCCCAGGGCAAGAAGTTCGGCAAGTCCGAGGGCAACGCGGTCTGGTTGGACCCGACCATGTTCTCCCCTTACCGCTTCTACCAATTCTGGTTCAACCAGCCCGATAGTGAAGTGGTCAAGCTTCTGAAGACTTTCACCTTCCTGCCTAAGGCCGAGATTGAGCGCTTGGCCGGCGAGGTCCAGAGCAATCCTGGGGCCCGTGAAGCTCAGAGGGTCCTGGCCTGGGAGGTCACCTCCTATGTCCATGGCGATAAGGCGGCGCAGGGCGCCTTCGACGCGTCCGGTGCTTTGTTCGGCCGTGGCGCGGCTTTGACCGACTTGGATGAGGAAACGCTCGAAGGGGCCCTGCAAGGTCTGATGGTGGATGATGGGCAAGGCGGCAAGGCATTCGCTCAGGCCGCTTCCGGCGATCGCTTGGTCGACGCGGCCGTGAGCGCAGGACTGTTCGCCTCCGTCTCCGAGGCCCGGAAAACCATTAAGTCCGGCGGTGTCTACCTGAACAATGAGCGGGTGGATGATCAGGGGCGCCAGCTGGGTGATGAAGACTTCCTAAGCGGCCGTTTCGCCCTGGTACGTAGGGGCAAGAAGGCCTTGGGCGCGCTCGAACGGCGCTGA
- a CDS encoding LysR family transcriptional regulator: protein MAQVASIRDLELLAMLASNHSFTETAYQAHISQPSVSLAIKRLERQLGKSLVERRRFGAGGIQLTAAGQVAVNHVKQILAELDSMGAAVRETGRTRTWRIGMPPIISSLLAWQSGDQPLPSTLLTGPVSLCTVGSGRLLEQMREHQVDYGTVASVQDRLSIPDVLTVSMVSYPFGLAGSHSALEQLVGGEFSHGLRADDLDDLPESVRFVTLNHEFIHAQAAESLLRRHVPASRIIEVGDVETLKTIAEAGIAFSFITSAGLEGGDGLEFLPFTDPNAPQFNIFLFRDQSRYIAPEEEAGLKAFNDYARCQLSASTPS from the coding sequence ATGGCGCAGGTAGCGAGCATACGCGATTTGGAGCTTCTGGCCATGTTGGCCAGCAACCACAGCTTCACCGAGACCGCCTACCAGGCCCATATCTCCCAACCCTCGGTCTCTCTGGCCATCAAGAGGCTGGAGAGACAATTGGGCAAGTCCCTGGTGGAGCGCCGTCGTTTCGGGGCTGGCGGCATCCAGCTCACAGCGGCAGGACAGGTCGCCGTCAATCACGTCAAGCAAATTCTGGCTGAACTGGACAGCATGGGCGCCGCAGTACGCGAAACCGGCAGGACCCGGACCTGGCGAATCGGCATGCCTCCCATCATTTCCTCCTTGCTGGCTTGGCAATCAGGCGACCAACCCCTCCCTTCGACCTTGCTGACCGGCCCCGTCTCCCTGTGCACGGTCGGGTCCGGTCGCCTCCTGGAGCAGATGCGCGAGCACCAGGTCGATTACGGGACCGTCGCCTCGGTGCAGGACCGGCTCTCGATACCAGACGTCCTGACCGTGAGCATGGTCTCCTACCCTTTCGGACTGGCAGGCAGCCACAGCGCTTTGGAGCAACTCGTCGGCGGCGAGTTCAGCCACGGCCTGCGCGCGGACGACCTGGACGACCTACCCGAGTCGGTCCGCTTCGTGACCTTGAATCATGAGTTCATCCACGCGCAAGCCGCCGAAAGTCTCCTGCGCCGGCACGTGCCGGCCTCCCGGATCATCGAGGTCGGGGACGTGGAAACCCTGAAGACGATCGCCGAAGCCGGCATCGCGTTCAGCTTCATCACCTCAGCAGGCCTGGAGGGAGGAGACGGCCTGGAATTCCTGCCCTTCACTGACCCGAACGCCCCCCAGTTCAACATCTTCCTCTTCCGCGACCAGAGCCGCTACATCGCGCCCGAGGAAGAAGCCGGCCTCAAGGCGTTCAACGACTACGCCCGGTGCCAGCTCTCCGCCTCCACCCCCTCCTGA